Within the Gordonia westfalica genome, the region CCGGCTCCCTGACACCCACCGCGCCTTCCGTGTCGGGAACCCTCACCGTCCCGCTGGCGGCGGGCGAGGTCAAGTTCGTTCCGTTGGGCACCAAGAACATCGAGAAGCCGGGTACCTATCACCTGGGTTACGACAATGCGCAGATCGATGTGCAGGATTGCGCCGGTTACGCGCAAGCGCGCGCGTTCACCACCATCGAGACCACCGGCGAGGTGCATCAGAAGGTGAACCTGTATGGCAAGCCCTTCTCCATCGGATGACCGCAAAACATTTGTTCCGCAACCCGACTCGTCGAATCGAGGCCTCCATGACCGTCAGCAAGTGCCGTAGCCCGCGCGTCCGTCGCATCGTCGCATCCGCATTGGCGCTCGCCTGTGCGACGGCCGGTCCCGCGATGGTGGGTGCGCCGGCCAGCGCCGACACCACCGTCCGCCTTCCCGGACAGACCGTCACCAAGAAGCTGAAAGACGGTACGGCGGTGACCATCACCCGCAGCAACGAATCGGCCCGCATCAACCCGTCCTTGGGCGGTACTCCCCTGCACCGGAACGCCTGGGTCTCCGGCAAGTACGTCGTGAGCACCTCCGACAAGTCCGCGCAGATCGGTGTCGGCTCGGGCTACATCGTCGGCTGTCAGCTGACGCTCGGCGGCAACTCGAACAGCAGGTCGGGCGGTTCGGCACCGCAGTACGACCTCCAGAGCACCTCGATGACCGCCGAGACCGGCGCCGGAGTGACCCTGGGCCCGGGCCAGGCGGTCAACTATGTGATCACCGACCGCGAGTACAAGGACGCCTTCGGCGCGGCCGGACATTCGTCCTCGATCAACTTCGCCGGCGGCAAAGGCACATTGGCCTATACCGACGAGACCATGATGGTGAACGGCTGTGCCGGCTACGCACAGGCACGCTCCTACGCCAAGATCAGCGTCTCCACCGAACGGGCCTCACAGACGATCACCGTCTACGGCAAGCCGTTCAGCCTGGGCTGACCGGCAGTTCCACCGAACACGTGGCCTCCCGCGCATCGCCGCGGGAGGCCATTCGTACGTCTTCGCAGACGCCGACATCAACGCTCGACGCCGTCCAGGAACTCACCGATCGCCGCGGCGAGACGATCCGGGGCCTCGAGCGCGACGTGATGCCCGACCCCGTCGAACTCGATCGCGGACGGCGGTCCGTCCGAGATCTGGGCGAGCGTCTGAGCGGTGAACGCTCCGCCGGAGGTTCCGACCGCGAGCATCGGCATGGTCAGCGGCACGGCAGCCCTCCTCCGGAACTCGTCGCCCTCGGCAAGCATGGACCGGTACAGACCCGCCGCCCCGCGCCAACCACCGTGTCGGGAGTACACCCGGACGAACTCGTCGAGATCCTCCTCGCCGATCGACCCGGGGACGGTCGTCATCGTCGGAAAAGCCCACTCCCCGAGAACTTCCCGCTCCCGGCCGGCGAAGAGCAGGTCGGCTATGCCCGGCGCGGCCAACGTGCCGATGTGCCACGAACCACCGTGGGTGACGTCCCCGAATCCCTCCAGGCCGAACCCGGCCAGTCCCATCTCGACCGCGATCAGAGTACGCACGAGACCGGGATTCGCCGTGGCGAGCCGATAGACCGCGCCACCTGAAATATCCTGTCCCAGAACGTGTACCGAATCCACATCGAGATGCCGGATGAGCTGATGCAGATCTTCTGCCGCCGTCGCACTGTCGAAATCGTCATCCGCGATCGCGGAATCCCCGAAGCCACGGAGATCGACGGCGAAGACCCGATGGTTCGCCGCCAGCAACGGGATCAGTTCATGGAACGTCCACCACGATTCCGGGAAGCCATGGACCAGCAGCACGGGTGAACCACCACTTCCCGCCGAAACATAGTGCAGCACCGTTCCGTTCACGTGCGCGAGGTGATGTTCGACGCCGGGAACGGTTGCCCTGATCGGACTGCGCGTGTCGGTACTCATGACCACTCCTCATGATTGTCAACCTGGTTGTCAAATGACAGTAGGGGCATGACAACCAGGTTGTCAATAGAGGCGGTGCGCAGTAGCCTCGCGACGTGGATGTTTCCCATGGTGCGCAGTTCGCGCGGATGCTGGTCGAGACCTTCGAGGCGATGACGCGCGAGGTCGTCGAGGACTTGACGCAGGCCGGGCATGCGGGCCTCACGGTGTCGAATGAGCTCGCCATGGAGGCCATCGACAACGGGGCGGGCAACGCCGCTTCCCTGGCGCGTCGCCTCGGCGTCTCCCGTCAGGCCGCCGCCAAGACCATCACGACCCTCGAGGGCCTGGGTTACATCGAACGCGCCGCCGACGCGGACGACGCCCGCCGCAAGAGCCTGAGAATCACCGCTCGAGGACGGGAGGCGATCGCGATCGGGAGCGCAGCCTTCGAGCGGATCCGCGTGCGATGGGAGACGGCGGTCGGCGCAGACCGGGCCGCCGAGACCGAAGACGCCCTCCGGACACTGCGGGACGACATCGCCGGCAGCTGACGACACAGCATCCGAGAAGCAAGATGGCCCCCGTCTACACGACGGGGGCCATCTCTGGCGGTGGCGGAGGGATTTGAACCCTCGGTACGGGGTTACCGCACACAGCATTTCGAGTGCTGCACCTTCGGCCGCTCGGACACGCCACCGCGAAAGACTGTACCGCAGCAGGGCGGTGAGTCTTAAATCAGCTGGTCAGAGCGATAAAACGGGTGCAGCGGGCCGCCTAGTTGCCGGTCAGCTTGTCCTTGACGTCGTCGACCTTGCCCTTCACGGCGTCGGCGGCGTCGGCGATCTTCTGCTTACCCTGGGCCTGGGCCTGATCGCCCTTGCCCTCGTTCTTCAGATCCTGGTCGTCGGTGAGGCTGCCGGCGGCTTCCTTGCCGCGGCCCTTCAGCTCTTCGGCTTTGTTCTTGGCGTCGTCAGTGGTTCCCATGAAGCCTCCTCGATGAGGTTCGGCGCGGCCGGATGCCGGCCGAGGTGGAAGAACTCGGCGACCGATCACGCGCCGGTGGCTCGACGCGAGCGTCGCCATGCAGGAGCTGACTCCTGTGTTCCACCGTGCCACAGCCGCTCCCTGCCCTGCAGGACCGCAGGTCAGAGGGCGGATCAGCGGTTGTTGAACTTCTGGGCCACCTCGGTGAACTTGTCCTTGGCCGTGGTGACGACCTCCTGGACCTTCTCGTTCTCGGCGAGTTCGCTCAGCTTGTCCTTCGCGGTGCCGAGCGCATCCTGGACCTGCTTGCTCTCGACGAGCTCGTCGATCTTGTCGCGGGCGGTGCCCAGTGCCTCCTGCACCTTGCCGCTCTCGGCCAACTCGTTGATCTTGGCCTTGGCGGTGTCGAAGGCTGCGGTGACCTTGTCGGCCGGGTCGGACATGGCTACTCCTCGAGGATCGGGGTCAGGACTTCGTGTCCAATCTGCCAGAGCAGCGCCGCACCGACCATCGGTCGTGACCCTGAGATCTCACCGATCTTTTGTCCCCGCACCCCCGACGGCCCGGTTCAGCGGTCCCGTCGCGAGGCGAAGAAATCGACCATCAGCGTCCGGCACTCGGCCTCGAGGACGCCGCCCTTCACCTGGGGGCGGTGCGTGAGCCGTGGGTCGCGCACGACGTCCCACAGGGACCCCACGGCCCCGGTCTTGGGTTCCCACGCCCCGAACACCAACGCGTCGACGCGGGACAGCGTGATGGCGCCGGCACACATCGTGCACGGCTCGACGGTCACCGCGATCGTGCAGCCGGGGAGTCGCCACCCGTCGCCGAACGCCCGGGCGGCGGCGCGCAGGGCGAGCACTTCGGCGTGAGCGGTCGGGTCACCGTCGGCTTCGCGACGGTTGGCCGCGCGCGCGAGTTCGACACCCTCGGGGTCGAAGACCACGGCACCGATCGGGACGTCGTCGGTTCCCGACGACGACGCGGCTTCGAGCGCCGCGCGGACCATGTTCTCCCAGGCGGGGGCACTCATCGTGCGTCGACGCCGGTCAGTGGCCGAGCGAGTCGAGAACCTTGCCCAGTTCGTCGGCGAAGCCGAGTCGGGCGGCGATCATGCCGAGCTGTTCGTCGGCGTAGAGGTCGGTGTCGCCGACGATGACGCTCATGACCGCGTCGGGCAAGCCCAGGTCGGCGAGAACCGCGAGGTCACCTTCCTCCCACGGGTCGACGGTGTCGAGCTCATCCGGGTCGATGTCGGGTACGTCGAGGTTCAGTGCGTCGAGAACATCGGCTGCGACGTCGTAGTCGATCGCCGCGGTCGCGTCGGAGAGCAGCAGTCGCGCGCCCGCCGGCGCGGGACGGACGACGATGAAGAACTCGTCGTCGACGTCGAGCAGACCGAAGACCGCACCGGCGGAACGGAGCTCGAGCAGTTGTCGCTCGGCGTCCTCGAGATCGGAGAGCGCAGACGGCTTCAGCGCAGTGACTTTCCAGCCACTCTCGTCGCGCACCACCGCAACGGCGAAACCGTCGATGTCGTCGTCCACGTCCTGCGCGTTCGACCCCGACTTCCCAAATCCGGCACCGGCCATGCAGCAAACCGTAGCCGCTATCACCGCTCGTCCCAAGTCCCGGACTGGTGAGATCAAGGTGTGGGCGGTGATCGAGGTATGGGAACGTTGTCAGCGTGACTGCTGACTCGTCGTCCTCACCTTCCGCGCCCACGACGCCGGTGTGCGTGCTGGGGCTGGGGCTGATCGGCGGCTCGCTGTTACGGGTCCTGCACGACGCCGGGCACGACGCGTTCGGCTACAACCGGTCGTCGGCGACCGTCGACGCGGCGACCGCCGACGGGTACCGGGCGTCGACGGATCTCGTCGCCACACTGCGTCGCGCCGCCGAGACGGACGCGGTGGTCGTGCTGGCGACGCCGGTGACGACCATCGAACCCATCGTGTCGGACATCTCCGAACACGCACCGGGGGTCCTGCTGACCGACGTCATCAGCGTCAAGCAGGAAGTCGAGAAGGTGATCGCGCGGGCGCATCCCGGTGCTCGCTACGTCGGCGGGCATCCGATGGCCGGGACGAGCCGATCCGGCTGGTCGGCGACCGACCCGACCCTGTTCCGGGGTGCGATGTGGGCGGTCACGACGACCGATCACACCGACGCCGACGACTGGCTGGCGGTCGCGTCGATCGCACGGCTGGCGGGTGCGCAGGTGGTGCCCGTGGCGCCCGATGCGCACGACCGCGCCGTCGCGGCGATCTCACACATGCCGCACCTGACCGCGGCCGCGACCGCGGCGGTGGGCGCCGGCGAGAGCGACCTCGCCCTGCGTCTGGCCGCCGGCAGTTTCCGCGACGGCACCCGGGTCGCCGGAACCGCACCCGCGCTGCAGCGGGCGATGATCGAGGCCAACGGAACCGCCGTCCTGAACGTGCTCAGCGAGACCATCGACCGGCTGATCGCCGCACGCGACGAACTGCGTGATCACGGGACCGCGGAGATCCTGGTCGACGACGGCCATCGCGCACGGTCGGCGTACGAGCGACTGCACGAGGGCAGCCCGGAGCCCATCAGCGGCGTGGCGATCGGCGAGCCGGGCTGGCAGGAAGAACTCCGCCGCCAGGCCCACCAGGGCCGGGTCTGGGTGGGCTAGAGCTCCGACGAGGTCGGGTGGCTACACCCGGCGGGCGAGTCCCGGATAGTCGGTGACGAACCCGTTGTCGTCGAGCGTGATGGTCGTGGTGGCCAGCGGGGACACCAGGTCGATGCCGTCGGCGGTGGCGGTGTAGGACATCGTGGCCGGCTTCATCTCACCGCTGGGCAGGTAGACGTACATCACCGGCACATCGACGGTGCCGTCCGCCGGGGCGAGCCGGCGGCGGCGCAACGGCAGGGCGTTGAACATGGGCGAGAGAGCGAGATCGACGTCCTCGGCTCCCTCGAAGTCCGACTGGATGACCTCGCCGTCGGGCCGGCGGACCAGCCAGGTTCCCTCGTTGTCGCGGGTGATGCCGAACTGGGTCTCGCCGTCCTCGCGGATCAGATGCACGGTGAGGCGCTTGGTCACACCCGTATCCGTGGTCTGCAACTCGTACGACGCGGAGAACGCCTCGTGGTCGTCGGTCGCGGCGGCGATGATCCGGCCGTAGGCCTTCAGGCGTGCGCCGGAGACGACCAGGCGCACCTGTTCGAGTCGATCGGTGTCCTCGCCACGCCACGTCAGCACTGTCTTGAACTCGTCCGTGGCGGCGGAGGACCGCCCGCTCTCGGGGGCTGTCTGCGGGGAACTCACACGACTACGGTAGCGAGCCGACCGCCCGATCACACATCGGACGGGCTGGTCACCTCACCCGGTGGACCACCATCGAGACGCCGGTCACCGCCGGGTCAGGCGATACAGGAGGCGGTGCGTCGGGGAGACGACGCCGTCACCGTGTCCTCCACGACCACCTTGCCGTCGACGGTGATCGAACACTTGGCGCCGCTCCCGGTCCCCGCGATCACCAGGAGGCGCAGGGGGTTGTCCCCACCGGTGAACTCGACGCTCCACGGATTGGACGGCGCGAACTCGGAGCGCAGACCCATCGAATCGACATAGAGGATGGTGGCCTGGCCGTCGATGGCGACGTCGTAGGTCACCGGCTTGTCCTGCGGGTTGACGCGCTCGTCGGGGCCGCCGGGCGCGGTCTGGCCGGGACCGTCCGGGGTCAGCCGCGGCGGTTCGAAGGTGCGCGGGAGCGGGACGGTGTCGATGGTGGTCGGCGGGTCGGCGAGCGGCGGCTCGGTGGGCTCGTTACGGAACATCCCGCTGAACCCGACGATCGCGACGGCCACCAGCACGACGAGGCCGAGACACACGATCAGCGACGACGTCGAGACCTTCGTGATGCGCGACTCGTCGCCCGGCCCGTCCGACGATGCGGCCTCGGCACGGGCCTCCTCGCGCGCGGCATGCTCGGCGATCCGGAGTTCGGTGTTCGTGGGCTGCCCGGGGGTGAAGAGGGCCGTACCGTCCGGGGCATAGCCGAGCGGCGGGTACAGCCGCGGAGACACCGGCGTCTGCCCATACGGGTCGTCGCCACGGTCCCGCGGATCGCGGGCGTCGCGGTTCGGCCCGCCGTACGGCTGTCCCATCGTCGGCCTCCGGTCGAAGTGTCGTCTGTCTTCGACCTTACGGCGGGTGTCCATGCACCTGACCGCGCCAGGTCCCCAATCGCAGGTCGGGCGGCCGGCGAGGCGTTCCGGAACCGGTTGAACGAATGAGATCTACAGACGACTCTCGAGGCGGGCGGAGAGGGCGGCCGGCACGAGGATGAGCAATTCCATGCGGAGGATCGTCGCAGGCAGATGCCGGACTCGCCTGGTCTGAGTCCACAGATCGACCGACGCCGTGCTGCCGCCCCTACCCCCAGTACATGGGGGCGGCAGCCCCCTGACAGACCCCACCGAAGTCGTTCACCAGGTGAACTGAAAACACTTTCACATATCTGGAAACGCTGTGCAACAGATGGGGCGTCCGCGGGTTGTTCTTCCCTCTTCACCATAAGCGGTGGACGGGGCCTTGCCGCAAGACCCCCCTCAGGGTGCAGAATCGCCTTCCCACCTGCCCGAAGACCCCACGCGCACCGCACCATCGGAACCACCGGAGGCCACTTGCCGCTGTCGTCCGCCCCTGCTGCCCACACACCGAACAGCCTCTTCAACCTGCCGTCCCGACTGTCCGCCAAAGCCGACCCGGATCTCACCCACGAGGACGACCGTCACTTCGCGGCGATCGCCATGAGCCTCACCCGCTCCGTCGCCGAGGCCGACACCCGGATCGAGACGCTCCGCCGGTCCGACGGCGGAGGAGGACGACGAGCGCTCGACCGTGATCTGGAGATCCACCAGACCCTGTCCCGCGTGCGCGCTCTGCAGCGCTTCAGCCTCGAGGCGTGCCTCGGTCGTATCGTCGGCGCCGACGGTGACGTGCTCTACATCGGCCGTCTCGGCCTGACTGGTTCCGACGGCGCGACCCTTCTCGTCGACTGGCGTACGCCCCTCGCTGCGCCGTTCTTCGCCGCCACGCTGCGTGACCCCGCGGGCCTGGTGAGTCGACGCCGCTACCGATGGACGCGAGGACGCGTCACCGATTACTGGGACGAGGTGTTCGTCGACGACCCGGCGGTCCTCGGGCGGCATGCCACGCTCGACGACCAGTCGGCGTTCATCGCCGACCTCGGTGCCGTCCGTTCCCCGAGGATGCGGGACGTGCTGGGCACGATCGCCGCCGACCAGGACGCGATCATCCGCGCCGGTTCCCGTGGCGCGCTGGTCGTGGACGGCGGCCCCGGGACGGGCAAGACGGTGGTGGCCCTGCATCGGGCGGCCTATCTGGTGTACGCCGACCCCCGGCTCGCCGGCAATCGCGGAGGGCTCCTCGTCGTCGGCCCGCACCGCCCGTATCTCGCCTATGTCGCCGATGTGCTGCCGAGCCTCGGCGAGGACAGTATGCAGACCTGCACGCTCTCCGACCTTGTCGCCGAAGGCGTCTCGGCGAGAACGGAACCCGATGACGACGTCGCACGACTGAAGTCGTCGGCGCTGATGGTCGAGGCCGTCGAGCCGGCGGTGGCGTTCTACGAGCAACCACCGACGACGCCGTTCGTCGTCGAAACCCCTTGGGCAGAGATCACTCTCACCGCAGCAGAGTGGGCGGAGGCGTTCGATGTCCCCGAGCCGGGTACGCCGCACAACGA harbors:
- a CDS encoding MspA family porin — its product is MTAKHLFRNPTRRIEASMTVSKCRSPRVRRIVASALALACATAGPAMVGAPASADTTVRLPGQTVTKKLKDGTAVTITRSNESARINPSLGGTPLHRNAWVSGKYVVSTSDKSAQIGVGSGYIVGCQLTLGGNSNSRSGGSAPQYDLQSTSMTAETGAGVTLGPGQAVNYVITDREYKDAFGAAGHSSSINFAGGKGTLAYTDETMMVNGCAGYAQARSYAKISVSTERASQTITVYGKPFSLG
- a CDS encoding alpha/beta fold hydrolase yields the protein MSTDTRSPIRATVPGVEHHLAHVNGTVLHYVSAGSGGSPVLLVHGFPESWWTFHELIPLLAANHRVFAVDLRGFGDSAIADDDFDSATAAEDLHQLIRHLDVDSVHVLGQDISGGAVYRLATANPGLVRTLIAVEMGLAGFGLEGFGDVTHGGSWHIGTLAAPGIADLLFAGREREVLGEWAFPTMTTVPGSIGEEDLDEFVRVYSRHGGWRGAAGLYRSMLAEGDEFRRRAAVPLTMPMLAVGTSGGAFTAQTLAQISDGPPSAIEFDGVGHHVALEAPDRLAAAIGEFLDGVER
- a CDS encoding MarR family transcriptional regulator, producing MDVSHGAQFARMLVETFEAMTREVVEDLTQAGHAGLTVSNELAMEAIDNGAGNAASLARRLGVSRQAAAKTITTLEGLGYIERAADADDARRKSLRITARGREAIAIGSAAFERIRVRWETAVGADRAAETEDALRTLRDDIAGS
- a CDS encoding CsbD family protein, which translates into the protein MGTTDDAKNKAEELKGRGKEAAGSLTDDQDLKNEGKGDQAQAQGKQKIADAADAVKGKVDDVKDKLTGN
- a CDS encoding nucleoside deaminase, which gives rise to MSAPAWENMVRAALEAASSSGTDDVPIGAVVFDPEGVELARAANRREADGDPTAHAEVLALRAAARAFGDGWRLPGCTIAVTVEPCTMCAGAITLSRVDALVFGAWEPKTGAVGSLWDVVRDPRLTHRPQVKGGVLEAECRTLMVDFFASRRDR
- a CDS encoding tRNA adenosine deaminase-associated protein, translating into MAGAGFGKSGSNAQDVDDDIDGFAVAVVRDESGWKVTALKPSALSDLEDAERQLLELRSAGAVFGLLDVDDEFFIVVRPAPAGARLLLSDATAAIDYDVAADVLDALNLDVPDIDPDELDTVDPWEEGDLAVLADLGLPDAVMSVIVGDTDLYADEQLGMIAARLGFADELGKVLDSLGH
- a CDS encoding prephenate dehydrogenase, yielding MTADSSSSPSAPTTPVCVLGLGLIGGSLLRVLHDAGHDAFGYNRSSATVDAATADGYRASTDLVATLRRAAETDAVVVLATPVTTIEPIVSDISEHAPGVLLTDVISVKQEVEKVIARAHPGARYVGGHPMAGTSRSGWSATDPTLFRGAMWAVTTTDHTDADDWLAVASIARLAGAQVVPVAPDAHDRAVAAISHMPHLTAAATAAVGAGESDLALRLAAGSFRDGTRVAGTAPALQRAMIEANGTAVLNVLSETIDRLIAARDELRDHGTAEILVDDGHRARSAYERLHEGSPEPISGVAIGEPGWQEELRRQAHQGRVWVG
- a CDS encoding putative glycolipid-binding domain-containing protein; protein product: MIGRSARYRSRVSSPQTAPESGRSSAATDEFKTVLTWRGEDTDRLEQVRLVVSGARLKAYGRIIAAATDDHEAFSASYELQTTDTGVTKRLTVHLIREDGETQFGITRDNEGTWLVRRPDGEVIQSDFEGAEDVDLALSPMFNALPLRRRRLAPADGTVDVPVMYVYLPSGEMKPATMSYTATADGIDLVSPLATTTITLDDNGFVTDYPGLARRV
- the helR gene encoding RNA polymerase recycling motor ATPase HelR; the protein is MPLSSAPAAHTPNSLFNLPSRLSAKADPDLTHEDDRHFAAIAMSLTRSVAEADTRIETLRRSDGGGGRRALDRDLEIHQTLSRVRALQRFSLEACLGRIVGADGDVLYIGRLGLTGSDGATLLVDWRTPLAAPFFAATLRDPAGLVSRRRYRWTRGRVTDYWDEVFVDDPAVLGRHATLDDQSAFIADLGAVRSPRMRDVLGTIAADQDAIIRAGSRGALVVDGGPGTGKTVVALHRAAYLVYADPRLAGNRGGLLVVGPHRPYLAYVADVLPSLGEDSMQTCTLSDLVAEGVSARTEPDDDVARLKSSALMVEAVEPAVAFYEQPPTTPFVVETPWAEITLTAAEWAEAFDVPEPGTPHNDGRDEVWEELVSIIAAKHDDDVPFGALRRALAADRELTSAFNRAWPVLQPAEVVGDLWSVPAYLRRCAPWLTPAQVRTLQRDVPEAWTDADLPLLDAARRRIGDPEAALRRRRRRATLDAEHERMSQVVDDLIAAEVHDDGEGLMTMLRGEDLRNTLDDGVVADDGTPDRLAGPFAHIVVDEAQELTDAQWQMLLHRCPSKSFTVVGDRAQARHGFGESWSERLLRVGFGDVTMAGLTINYRTPEEIMSEAEPVIRAALPDTNVPTSVRRTGIPVRHGHRSDLADVVDRWLAEHAEGTVCVIGEPHFEGRARVRSLTPTLAKGLEFDLVVLVDPESFGNGIEGAVDRYVAMTRATRELILLG